The DNA sequence GCTGGTGGTCGCATCTCGATCGGACTAGGGTCGGCGTTGCGCCCTCCCTGCTCGGCGGCGACCTCGCCCGACTGGCCGAGGAGGTGGCTGCCGTCGAGGCGGCTGGTGCGGACGTCCTGCACCTGGACGTGATGGACGGGCACTTCGTGCCCAACCTCACCTTCGGCGCGCCGGTCTGCGCCGCGATCGGCCGCGTGGCGCAGCTGCCCCTCGACTGCCACCTGATGATCGAGCGCCCCCTGGAGAGTCTCGGCGACTACCTCGCCGCCGGCTGCCGGGGCCTGACCCTGCACCTGGAAGCCCTGAGCGACCCGGGCGCTGCCCTCGCCACCCTGCGCCGGGCCGGCGTCCTCGCCGGGCTCTCCCTGCGACCGGGGACGCCGCTGCCGCCGCCCGGGCCCCTCTGGGCGGGCCTGGACCTGCTGCTCGTGATGAGCGTCGAGCCCGGCTTCTGCGGGCAGAGCTTCCAGCCCGCGGCCCTGGACAAGGTCCGGGCGGCCGCCGCGCTGCGCCGGCGCGAGGGCCTGGACTTCGCGATCGAGGTCGATGGGGGCATCGGCCCCGCCCAGGCCGGCCCCCTGCGCGCCGCCGGCGCCGACCTGCTGGTGGCGGCCAGCGCCGTCATGGGCCGGCCCGACCGCCGGGCGGCCATCGCGGCCCTCCGGGACGCGGCCGCCGCAGCCGTGAAATAGGGCTGCCGCTGCCCGCTTTTTGCCCGACCCAGGGGCTTGTCAGCCCAGATAAGCTCTGGTATATTGCCGACTTCGTGCGCCTCGGCCCGGCCTGGCCCAGGCTCTTCCGGAGGCGGCCGTGTTCCAGAACCTCAGCGAGCGCTTGGACTCCGTCATCGCCAAGCTGAGGGGCAAGGGCAAGCTGCGCGAGGAGGACGTCCAGGAGGCCCTGCGCGAGGTGCGCCGGGCCCTGCTCGAGGCCGACGTGCACTTCGGCGTCACGCGGGACTTCGTGGCGCGCGTGCGCGAGGCCGCCGTCGGCCAG is a window from the bacterium genome containing:
- the rpe gene encoding ribulose-phosphate 3-epimerase, translated to MSWWSHLDRTRVGVAPSLLGGDLARLAEEVAAVEAAGADVLHLDVMDGHFVPNLTFGAPVCAAIGRVAQLPLDCHLMIERPLESLGDYLAAGCRGLTLHLEALSDPGAALATLRRAGVLAGLSLRPGTPLPPPGPLWAGLDLLLVMSVEPGFCGQSFQPAALDKVRAAAALRRREGLDFAIEVDGGIGPAQAGPLRAAGADLLVAASAVMGRPDRRAAIAALRDAAAAAVK